The Bacteroidales bacterium genome segment GCTGATCCTTTTTTTGCAATTCGTTGCCTTTGGCCAGACCAAACTCCTCACCGTTGAGGACGCCAGCGGCATGAACAGAGCCCTTTTCCCAAAAACCCTGCGAAATTTGCAGTGGAAAGGGACCAGCGATTATTTCACCTATATTGACAACAACAGCCTGCTGTCCGGGCATGTCAGTTCCGAGAGCCGTGAAACGATCCTGACCCTCGCCAAACTCAATTCCCTGCTAAAAAACCTGGACTCCGACACGCTGAAACAGTTTCCTTCGGTCACCTGGCTGTCATCCGACAAATTCATGTTCTCCCTCCAGCAAAGGATCTTTACTTTTGAGCCCGATACAGGATCCCTGGTCAAGGTAAACGCTTATCCTGATAAAGCAGCAAATATTGACATGGATCAGAACACGCTGTCAGTAGCGTATACCCTGGAGAATAATTTGTATATAGCTATTGATAATCAGCAGATTAAAGTCACAAATGATCACGATAAAGGGATCATCAACGGTCAGGCGGTCCACCGCAATGAATTTGGCATCAACCAAGGCACCTTCTGGTCCCCAAAGGGAAATTACCTTGCCTTTTACCGGATGGACGAGACGATGGTGACCGACTACCCGCTGGTTAACATCGCGTCGCGTCCGGCGGAACTGAAAAACATCAAGTATCCCATGGCCGGCATGACCAGCCACCAGGTGACAGTGGGGGTGTTCGATCCGCGGACAAAGGAAACTGTTTTTATGAAGACGGGCGATCCAAAGGAACAGTACCTGACCTGCGTGACCTGGAGCCCCGATGAACAATCGGTTTACATCGCCCTGCTGAACCGCGATCAGAACCATCTCAAGCTGAACCAGTACGATGCCCAAACCGGTGCTTTTATCCAGACTCTGCTCGAGGAGACCGACAAGGAGTATGTCGAACCCGAGCATCCCCTTTATTTCCTCAACTCCAGACCCGACCGGTTCATCTGGTTCAGCGAACGCGATGGTTACAGCCATCTTTACCTGTATTCGACCGACGGGATCCTGATCCGTCAGATCACCGACGGAAGCTGGAACGTTTCGGAGTTCCTCGGAACCGATCCCTCCGATGAAAAGGTATTCTATCTATCCAATGAGCTGAGCCCTGTTCAGCAGCACATTTACTCGAAAGATCTCACATCCGATGTGACGCGGAAATATTCCAAGCTGAAAGGGACTCACAGCGCCATCCTGAACAAAAGCGGGCAGTACCTGATCGATATCAACAGCAGCTGGAGCGAACACATCGCCAACGAATACGACCTGATCAACAACAAGGGCAGGATTGTCCAGGTACTGCAGGATAACTCCGATCCCCTGAAAGAATACAAACTGGGAGAGACCACGGTCTTTACGATCAGGGGCAGGCACAGCGACGACCTCTATTGCCGTATGATCAAACCCATCGATTTCGATCCTTCAAAGAAGTACCCGGTATTTCTCTATGTCTATGGCGGACCTCATTCACAGCTTGTGACCGACTCGTGGCTGGCAGGTGCCGGATTGTTCCTGAACTACATGGCGCAGCAGGGGTATGTCGTTTTCACGCTCGACAACCGGGGAACGGATAACCGCGGAATGAGTTTTGAGCAGGCCATCTTCCGGAACTTGGGTGCTGCGGAGGTCGAAGACCAGATGAGCGGCGTGGAATACCTGGTAACCCTGGATTTTGTCGATCCCAGCCGTATTGGGGTGAATGGCTGGAGCTATGGGGGATTCATGACGATTTCGATGATGCTCCGGCATCCTGAAGCGTTCAAGGCGGGTGTGTGCGGCGGGCCGGTCACCGACTGGAAGTACTACGAGGTAATGTACGGGGAGCGGTACATGGATACTCCGGAAACGAATCCGGAGGGGTACAGGGCTTCTTCATTGCTGGATATGGCTGGCAATCTCAAAGGCAAGCTGCTGTTGATCCACGGGACAGAAGATCCCACCGTGGTGTGGCAGCAGAGTCTGGACTTCATCGATCAGAGTGTAAAGGCTGGGGTTGATGTGGATTATTTTGTCTACCCGGGCCACGGGCATGGAGTTGGCGGCAAGGACCGCGTGCACCTGAACCAGAAAATCATCGATTATTTCAAGGAGAATTTATAAGATATCTGATGCACGATGTACAGATATCTGATGTATGATTTAAATCCCAAATCAACTATCCGTTAATCGTTAATCAGATATCAAAAAAGTCCCGTCAGGGACTTTTTGCGTGAGCCACTCATGGGACTCGAACCCACGACCTGTTCATTACGAGTGAACTGCTCTACCAGCTGAGCTAAAGTGGCTTGATATTCATTTGGCGGTGCAAATGTAAGAATAATTTTATTTCCACAGCACGGATTGCCGGTTAAGGATGCAATACCCTGAAAGGATTACCGGTCAGTAACGTTCGTAACCTTTGTAGATTCTTGAGATCTCAGGG includes the following:
- a CDS encoding DPP IV N-terminal domain-containing protein, with the translated sequence MRKFKILTLILFLQFVAFGQTKLLTVEDASGMNRALFPKTLRNLQWKGTSDYFTYIDNNSLLSGHVSSESRETILTLAKLNSLLKNLDSDTLKQFPSVTWLSSDKFMFSLQQRIFTFEPDTGSLVKVNAYPDKAANIDMDQNTLSVAYTLENNLYIAIDNQQIKVTNDHDKGIINGQAVHRNEFGINQGTFWSPKGNYLAFYRMDETMVTDYPLVNIASRPAELKNIKYPMAGMTSHQVTVGVFDPRTKETVFMKTGDPKEQYLTCVTWSPDEQSVYIALLNRDQNHLKLNQYDAQTGAFIQTLLEETDKEYVEPEHPLYFLNSRPDRFIWFSERDGYSHLYLYSTDGILIRQITDGSWNVSEFLGTDPSDEKVFYLSNELSPVQQHIYSKDLTSDVTRKYSKLKGTHSAILNKSGQYLIDINSSWSEHIANEYDLINNKGRIVQVLQDNSDPLKEYKLGETTVFTIRGRHSDDLYCRMIKPIDFDPSKKYPVFLYVYGGPHSQLVTDSWLAGAGLFLNYMAQQGYVVFTLDNRGTDNRGMSFEQAIFRNLGAAEVEDQMSGVEYLVTLDFVDPSRIGVNGWSYGGFMTISMMLRHPEAFKAGVCGGPVTDWKYYEVMYGERYMDTPETNPEGYRASSLLDMAGNLKGKLLLIHGTEDPTVVWQQSLDFIDQSVKAGVDVDYFVYPGHGHGVGGKDRVHLNQKIIDYFKENL